From a single Xanthocytophaga agilis genomic region:
- a CDS encoding SusC/RagA family TonB-linked outer membrane protein, protein MKNYLHNPFSLLKRCVGFTLFCVFFLGVYDSYAQTRTITGKVTSTEEDAGLPGVSVVVKGTTKGTTTGADGKYSIEVPEGKEMLIFSFIGYLSQEITIGNRAVIDVPLVADTKALQEVVVTALGIKKDAKTIGYATQEVKGEDLIKAREPNPINSLVGKVAGLTVGASAEMLGRPQLVLRGNEDLLFVVDGVPVNSDTWNVSPDDIETYTVLKGPNASALYGSRGKNGAILITTKRGSSDKRGFSIEFNSSTMFDRGFNAIPKTQNMYGPGDHGVYAFGNGKGAGKNDGDYDIWGPALNGQLLPQYDSPVTPGQTYTTTFPNGAVFTSDRQPTPFIARGKDNLNRFIQTGILSTNNISISSSNDKYDLRFSVSNSYQKGIIPNTQLNITNFNMANGINFSPKLRLESSINYNRQSTPNITDVNYGPNSLIYNITIWGGADWNIDDFNPDKGGSYWQPGKEGTAQIYAEYQRYNNPWFVVKEWLRGHYKNDVYGYTSLRYKLTDYLEATLRTQVTTWNVLRTEKMPYSAISYDRELGMGDYREDRRNLFENNTDLLLRFSKDVLPGLNVTAFAGGSLRTFNYTSTFATTDYLNTPGVYNFSNSRNAVQVYNFNSKMQVGSGYYSLDLSYKGFLNLSTTGRVDKLSTLPAKNNTYFYPSVTASTVISDYVDLPSVMSFLKVRGSYANVKDGGTSSTIGPAGYPIGYGAAYYSSYDGPSYVNSASYSLSKYYNNQPYAVYTNTLNNPNLKPTSTSSFEAGLDIRFLQNRLGFDLTYYTNNNGPRIFSLPISQTTGYDYALVNGIKTQKTGWEIAVTGTPIKTNNGFTWDVVANWSTYKEIYKEFYGNEKSLNTFYKIGDRVDKYYDQAFVRTPDGKIINDNGGRPIQTTINQFLGYSNPDWVWSINNKFNYKGVTLSFQFDGRVGGVMVDYVKRQTFRGGRHIATVQGDMGIARANDVQNVKSYIGQGVVISNGAAINYGTDGKVTNYDELQYAPNTTKTFLQDYISRYYSTAEGNLISKTFGKLREVVIGYTIPSTWLSKTFIRQANVSFVGRNLLYFAKEKDVDIDQYAGSQSSSNLQTPTTRRYGFNLNVVF, encoded by the coding sequence ATGAAAAATTATTTACACAACCCATTTTCTTTGCTAAAGAGGTGTGTGGGGTTTACACTTTTCTGTGTATTTTTTCTGGGGGTATATGATAGCTATGCACAAACCCGGACTATTACAGGAAAGGTGACATCTACAGAAGAAGATGCTGGTTTACCAGGTGTATCTGTTGTTGTTAAAGGTACAACAAAAGGTACAACTACTGGTGCTGATGGTAAATACTCTATTGAGGTTCCTGAGGGAAAAGAGATGCTGATATTTTCCTTTATAGGTTATTTGTCACAAGAGATAACTATAGGCAACAGAGCCGTAATAGATGTGCCTTTGGTGGCTGATACAAAGGCATTGCAGGAAGTAGTTGTGACAGCCCTAGGTATTAAAAAAGATGCAAAAACTATTGGGTATGCTACACAAGAAGTAAAAGGGGAAGATCTGATTAAAGCCCGTGAGCCTAACCCTATCAATTCATTAGTGGGTAAGGTGGCAGGTTTGACTGTTGGAGCTTCTGCTGAAATGCTGGGCCGTCCTCAACTAGTACTTAGAGGAAATGAAGATTTGCTTTTTGTTGTAGATGGTGTACCTGTTAACTCAGATACATGGAATGTAAGTCCTGATGATATTGAAACATATACTGTACTAAAAGGCCCTAATGCTTCTGCTCTTTACGGCTCCAGAGGTAAGAATGGTGCTATTCTGATTACTACTAAAAGAGGTTCTTCTGATAAAAGAGGATTTTCTATAGAGTTTAATTCAAGTACCATGTTTGATCGGGGATTTAATGCTATCCCTAAAACACAGAATATGTATGGTCCCGGAGATCATGGTGTATATGCGTTTGGCAATGGCAAAGGTGCTGGGAAGAATGATGGAGATTATGACATTTGGGGACCCGCATTGAATGGACAATTATTGCCACAATATGATAGTCCGGTTACTCCTGGACAAACGTATACTACTACATTTCCTAATGGTGCTGTTTTTACCAGTGATAGACAGCCTACTCCTTTTATAGCTCGTGGTAAAGATAACCTGAATAGATTTATTCAAACCGGGATCTTATCTACTAACAATATTTCTATATCATCTAGTAATGACAAGTATGATCTGCGATTTTCCGTTTCTAATTCTTATCAGAAAGGCATTATTCCTAATACTCAGTTGAATATTACCAATTTCAACATGGCAAACGGGATAAACTTTTCTCCTAAGCTCCGTTTGGAATCCAGTATTAATTACAACAGACAAAGCACTCCTAATATTACGGATGTAAATTATGGGCCCAATAGTTTGATTTACAATATTACTATATGGGGTGGCGCCGACTGGAATATTGATGACTTTAATCCAGATAAGGGAGGGTCATACTGGCAGCCTGGTAAGGAGGGAACAGCACAGATTTATGCAGAGTATCAACGTTATAATAACCCATGGTTTGTTGTAAAAGAATGGTTACGTGGACATTACAAAAACGATGTATATGGATATACATCATTGCGCTATAAGCTGACTGACTATTTGGAGGCAACTCTCCGTACTCAGGTAACTACATGGAATGTATTGAGAACAGAGAAGATGCCTTATTCTGCTATTTCGTATGATAGAGAACTAGGTATGGGAGATTATAGGGAAGACCGCAGAAATCTATTCGAGAATAATACAGATCTTTTATTACGGTTTAGTAAAGATGTATTACCTGGTTTGAATGTAACAGCCTTTGCTGGTGGTAGTCTTCGTACATTTAATTATACTTCTACCTTTGCTACAACAGATTATCTCAATACGCCTGGAGTGTATAATTTCAGTAACTCCCGCAATGCTGTCCAAGTTTATAATTTTAACTCAAAGATGCAGGTAGGTAGTGGCTATTACTCTCTTGATCTGTCCTACAAAGGTTTTCTTAACTTGTCTACAACAGGTCGTGTAGATAAGCTTTCTACATTGCCTGCCAAGAATAACACCTACTTCTATCCGTCTGTTACAGCAAGTACAGTTATTTCTGATTATGTAGATCTGCCTTCTGTGATGTCTTTTCTAAAGGTAAGAGGATCTTATGCTAATGTGAAAGATGGTGGCACTTCTTCTACAATTGGCCCTGCCGGATATCCTATTGGCTATGGTGCTGCTTATTATTCTTCGTATGATGGACCAAGTTATGTCAATTCTGCATCTTATTCATTAAGTAAATATTATAACAACCAACCATATGCTGTATATACAAATACGTTAAATAACCCTAATCTAAAGCCTACTTCCACTTCTTCGTTTGAGGCTGGTCTGGATATCCGTTTTCTACAAAACCGTTTAGGATTTGATCTGACCTACTATACAAACAACAATGGACCGCGTATATTCAGTTTACCTATTTCACAAACTACAGGTTATGATTATGCTTTAGTTAATGGAATTAAAACGCAAAAAACAGGTTGGGAAATAGCTGTAACAGGTACTCCTATAAAAACAAATAATGGATTTACATGGGATGTTGTTGCTAACTGGTCAACGTATAAAGAAATTTATAAAGAGTTTTATGGTAATGAAAAGTCATTAAATACATTCTATAAAATTGGTGATCGTGTAGATAAATACTATGACCAGGCATTCGTAAGAACCCCAGACGGTAAGATTATCAATGATAATGGTGGACGACCTATTCAAACTACTATAAATCAATTTCTGGGATATTCGAATCCTGATTGGGTGTGGTCAATTAATAACAAATTCAATTACAAAGGAGTTACATTGAGTTTTCAGTTTGATGGTCGGGTAGGAGGTGTTATGGTTGATTATGTAAAACGTCAGACTTTCCGAGGTGGTCGTCATATTGCTACTGTACAGGGTGATATGGGTATTGCTCGTGCCAATGACGTACAAAATGTAAAATCCTACATAGGACAGGGCGTTGTAATATCAAATGGGGCTGCTATTAACTATGGAACAGATGGAAAGGTAACCAACTATGATGAATTACAATATGCCCCTAACACAACAAAGACTTTTCTGCAGGATTATATCAGTCGCTATTACTCTACTGCAGAGGGTAATCTAATCAGTAAAACATTTGGAAAGTTAAGAGAAGTAGTCATTGGATATACTATTCCTTCTACATGGTTATCTAAGACTTTTATCAGACAGGCTAATGTATCTTTTGTAGGACGTAACCTTCTTTACTTTGCAAAAGAAAAAGATGTAGATATTGATCAATATGCAGGTAGTCAGAGTTCTTCTAACCTTCAGACCCCAACTACCCGTCGTTACGGATTTAACCTGAATGTAGTGTTTTAA